The following nucleotide sequence is from Echeneis naucrates chromosome 5, fEcheNa1.1, whole genome shotgun sequence.
AATACAAGTTGGGTTGCAATTTAAACAAGAAATAATGGCAGCGCAAAACTACTCTTTGATAAACTATATGCTTTTCCACATTAGGTCATATACTGGGCTTCTGCCTGAGAAGGCTTTTTAAACCAGTAGAAAAAATTGGTCTTGTGTTTGTTGGTAGATGTGTTTGGACTGGTGGTTTGATGTATTACACATGTACTGTTTCAGACACCTTTTTCACCTCCAAAATACAGAAGTATCAATGGCAACACCTTACTTATCACACTGAATGGCATTATAGAAAAAACACGAGGCAAATTAAAACTGtgactgtgctgtgctgtgtgtccCCGCTCAATGTATTATTCCAGACATCCATGATGAATATCTTGAAATATCTCCAGAGCATAGGTCACAGTCCCACGTGGAGGGAAAATGGGTTTTATATCTTATCAATAAAACTGTCAATATGATTGTCCTTTGGTGGTGTCCTATGCTCTTCTCCACATCGTATTCCTTTAATCATTTGTCTCATTCATGAGTACACATGCAGCCATTCACTGCATGGTTCGGCACCAACACTTCatggcttcattttattttcctcctcattgCAAGAGGCATCAAAGTGTATATGCTGCCATTTccgtttgttgtttttgccccTGATCAGGCTTTTGACTCCATTTGACTTTGCAGTGAGAGCTCGTGGCTTTGCAGCTATTAAGTCTGATGAGATTAGGGCACTCGTATGACAGCATTCTGACACACCAGGCTCTGTGAAAGATTTTTGCTCATCTTTGTCGTCAGTGATCCACACTTTGCACAAACCACAGTCACAGCTTAAATATCTCAGCAGAGAAGCAGGTTAACGCTTCATTATGTCTTCGGGATAAGAATGAAGGCACCCGAATGTTGTGAATCCTGAAATGTGTAGATTTGCGATACAATTCATGAGACAGATATAATGGTGATCTTGAGTTGGTATTCTCAGTGACGTTTAGCATTATATCTACTTATCTAGATCTAACTGATGTGCTAATCTCTTTTTATAAtcgctgtttgtttgtgaaaatcaaatctaattatGCACACAGCTGTGATCAGCAAGTGTTATTGTTACTGTTATTAATAATATCAGCactaaatgaatgtttttaaaattgatcCTGTTGGtgtagaaaaatgtaaaatttaaagaCTATATATCTGTGAAGAAAGACTTGaaagaaacaggacagagccAGCAGGCACTAGAAAGACAGGcacacatataaaaatatatcagatatttctgtgcagtgtgtttttatatagCACCCACGTCACCCTGGAAATCAGGCAAATGCAGAATTCAACTCCCAGTATTAAACACACGGTCACAGTTATGTAAGCGAGTATATCCTGGTTAGTGACAACAAAATGGTGTTTGCTGTTATTTGCTGTAACCACACTATTCCATCTATTCCGCTGTTTGTAAAGACTAATACAAACAGCAGAGGCCATAAAATACCACTTTGTTGCCACTCTCAGAGCATTATCAATGCCCAGTAATGATTTCCATTGTAAATTCACTATCTCTGGCCCACTGTACCTATGTCATATAGCAGTCGCTCTTTTCAGCGAATTCTGTTACGTATCCTCAGCCCCTATTCACATGTTAATGAGCCCCTATCTGGACTTATAGACCTTGCGTAAATCAGTCTGCATGGGAAAAGCAGGCATGAGCCAGAATTAGTAGACTGCAACCAGAATCTAAGGCTTAAGTATACATCCAGTTAAAAGGTCCTCGTTGCTATGTGAGTCACAGGCCCAATCTATTTCCATGACAACAGGGGGAGATGACATTCACCATCTATCAGCACATCTCCTTCACACAGGAACTCGGCGGTTATTGTCAGATTCATGACAGCCCACCGTGTTGGTGTCCCGAAGGGATAATATGGTGATAACGTGGCAGTCCCTCCCTGCCGTTATTCCTCAGATATAAAGGATTTCTGTCCGGAAACAGCAACGCTCAATGCTTTACAAAGTTCAACATCAATATAACATTGTATATACAGTGGTTATATTGTTATTGGAACATGGAACAAAAGACCACACCGGAACCAACTCaaattgaaatggaaaattgTTCCCAcgtaaatacagtaaaacatttataaaaaaaaaaaaaaggacgcaTCGTTAATCATCATATCATTACCCAGGCCAACTGTGATGTGCTGGTAAAAATGCACATAGCACAatgttcatcatcatttcagtTCACATTACAGTACAACCCTAGCACCTCTGATGAGTAACTGTAAAAGACACAGGAAATTTAATACGTACTTAATTGATATATACTTGTTTTCCTggtctgttttaaaataaaggtGATGCATTTACAGATGTAACATAAAAGGATTATTAGCAACTGTAAAAGTTTCACTTGTATACAATGCCCACAAAGATGTACTTTATTTGTGTAACTTCAATATAATATGATGGGAAACAGCTCaggcaaataaacaaagaaaagaaaaacatatttaaattcaACTGAATGTAATGTGAGGTTTCAGGGTTATTCCAATTTAGTGTCAACTAAAGGTCGGACTAAAAGGACTAAAATTTTCACATGAAAATTGCTTGAAAGGCAGGATCCCTTTCGACAGAAACAGGAGGAATAATTCCAGAAAATACTAACCCTTTAAAATTTACAAATGGGCttgtccattcattcatctaccttttaccgcttatccatttacAGGTTGcaggagggtgctggagccaatcccagctcacactgggttcaccctgaacaggtcaccaatccatctcagggccaacacacagagacaggcagagaccaacaaccactcacacccgcattcagacctacggacagtttagagtcaccagttaacccaaacatgatgtctgtggacattgggaggaaacccactcaggcacagggagaacatataaactcagaaaggcctcagggccgggaaccaaacccgcgaccttccTGTTGTGAGGCAACACTAACaactatgccgctgtgctgcccggGCTTGcccattttatttaaaaaaagatttgaaatcAGTGGAAATGGTGCACACATTGGCATGACCACTACATTAGCACCATAACCCATCCTCATGCTATTCAGTGTTTAAGCATGTTCCTCAGGTATTTGTCCAGGGATCTTAACCCCCTGGTCCACAGTGTTTCTGGGGCTGGAGTTGAGACAGCTGGAGTGGGTCTCAGCTGTGCTGGTGGTTCTCTGGATGAACTGGAGGAAGTTCTCCTGAAAGGAGCCCTCGTGGCTGGATGCCCCAAATTCCATGGGCTGGGTCAAGCAGCAGCGTCGAAATTTGACCAGCTCCTCTCTGATCTGTCTGTTTAACAGGCCGTAGAAAAATGGATTAACAGCAAAGGAGGAGTACGCAAGCCAAGTGACTGCCTCCTCTAAGTCCCCGGGGCTCTGCATGGAGTTAGTCAGAGACATTTGTAGGTGGAAGATGAAATAGGGTAGCCAACAAACCAAGAACTGACCCACGATGAATACCAAAGTGAGCGCTGCCTTGCCTCCACTGAAGGCCCTCTCTGGAGATAGTCTTTGGGGTAGAGTGCGAGTGGTGGTGATCATGGTGGTCTGGCTATTGATGGAGTCAGACCGATTCTTGCCAGGGCTCGCGTTTGCCCATGTTGGCACAGCAGGAACATGCTGCAGGGCTGCAGTACGAGCCACCTTGTACACTGCACAGTAAACAGCAAAGATAACCACTGCAGGAACCAGGAAACACACCACACTGAAAAGCACAGCAAAAACCCTTCTGAGACGACTGTGACTCGCATGGAGAGAACAGTGAGCTGCCGCAATGGAGCTCTGATGTCCATAAGCTGGCCATCCAAACAACGTGACCAAAGCTAACAGGATGGACTTAACCCAAATTAGGAGCATCACGCCAATAGCAAGGTTGATGGTCATCTTGACTTCATATCGCATTGGGTGTACGATATAGAAGTAGCGCTCCACGCTGATGGCTGTGATGGTGAGAATAGACAGACATATGAGAAAAACATTGAGAAAGATGTAAACCTGACACTCCAGAACAGTAAACACCACAGTGCCAAAGAACGGTGAGCTGGATATGATCCCCAAAGGCATGAGCAGGATGCCACAAAGCAGGTCCACAGCGCAAAGAtgacacacaaaagcaaaccTCTTCAGGTGAGGCGCACGAGCGATGGCCACCATCACACCAGTGTTGGCCAACAAAGCAATGAGGTTCAGGGTGACCATACAAAATAACCCAAAAAGGTCCTTGATTTGTGACTGGGAGCTTGTGACAACGCTCACATCAGCAGGCACAGTAGGATTGGGATCCCATTGGGCAGTGGAGAGATTGGTAACTAATGTACTCGGCACAGAGGCTATCATGGGACCGGTCCTGTCCGCCATTATTTGTTCAGAACTTCTTCCATTTGTTTCTCAAAAGTCTTCATGTCTGGATCTCCTGTGAGAAAAAGATAGAAACATTTACAGCATTCCAGACACTTAAGTTCAATTTTGAGTTTATGAATATAAATTAGCAGAACTTGTTCCCTTGCGCATAGATACATAATGTGCTTATTTATGAATGTTTGGTATGTTTGACTTGAAATTAATGAATCAAAATCATACAGTCATTTAATAAACAGTTACTGCAAATTTCTAATCGCAACTATTAGCATTTAATTTTAGTCTTAAGTGTAAACACATGTAGTTGTGGATAAATTGAGAAAGGTT
It contains:
- the gpr61l gene encoding probable G-protein coupled receptor, with the translated sequence MADRTGPMIASVPSTLVTNLSTAQWDPNPTVPADVSVVTSSQSQIKDLFGLFCMVTLNLIALLANTGVMVAIARAPHLKRFAFVCHLCAVDLLCGILLMPLGIISSSPFFGTVVFTVLECQVYIFLNVFLICLSILTITAISVERYFYIVHPMRYEVKMTINLAIGVMLLIWVKSILLALVTLFGWPAYGHQSSIAAAHCSLHASHSRLRRVFAVLFSVVCFLVPAVVIFAVYCAVYKVARTAALQHVPAVPTWANASPGKNRSDSINSQTTMITTTRTLPQRLSPERAFSGGKAALTLVFIVGQFLVCWLPYFIFHLQMSLTNSMQSPGDLEEAVTWLAYSSFAVNPFFYGLLNRQIREELVKFRRCCLTQPMEFGASSHEGSFQENFLQFIQRTTSTAETHSSCLNSSPRNTVDQGVKIPGQIPEEHA